tcgatttttttttattttggaccaattgagcagatttcttgtaagattcacaatgagcattaatcggagaagttcaggtcgcagctgtgctgtgttcaattgccacaacaattggagaaagagagtggggggggggtggatggcCCATAGGTAGATTTACTTAGATGAAAAAAGCATTATGTTGTTGGATCAGgaccccatttcataaagagctgTTACAAtaactcttgctggaatgacaactttcaccaaaaaaaaagccattcaaggccctgtttcataaagagttgctatgatagcaactcctgctggaatggtaactaccatggcaaaagTGAGTATTCTGCTTCCTGATTGGCTTTTATAATAAAAGTTgccattccagcaagagttgctatcataacttttttttatgaaatgggcattctcactgttaccatggtagttaacattccagcaggagttgctatcataacaactttttatgaaacagggccctggccctctcttccccttcctcctttctccttcctctctgttttattctcttgccttgccccctccttttggatacttataggcctgcataaaatgtggtggtggtggtttttttgtgggggggagggaggggggatttatttgatcatgcttagatggaaatatcagtccctctctctctctccctctctatctcacactatccctctctctctctccctctcactatccccttctctgtattacactatccctctctcacacactctctcgctagcccccccccccctctctctcactacccccctttctcactattcccctctcccctctcactatccccctcctctcacacatactctctcccccctctctcccctctctcatcctctctctcatcctctctctctctcactctatgtctcgttcgctctcccgctactctaacacaatttactagcaacaagaagtgagctccctgatgaaaaccaacagcgattcttggtcatcatcaactcacttttactgacaaaactaaggggaaaaagtagccaaagtgcaaaaattcatcataccttcatcggtcagatatggccattgtcttacatcgtctacccaggtgtccatgctttattttattgatttatgatgaagttaatgacacaatatcagagcttatctgtaatctttcattgaatttgtacacagagccaatcgcggtcagcgcacttgcccaccgcagcaatggcatcgccgatagagggccaaatacataaaccggccgtgaaattggtctatagaaAGAAcccatgatctactgatagatgtgataagaggcaatttaagggaaatatactaaagtaatggggagagttgttcacaagtgacatcacacatctttgtcacattgccaatttgaggatctccatagtattagtgatcgcaatattcaaatgctcataacttcctcattatttggccgatttttctcaaaccttcgttgatctgtttctttgatttttctgctttcacacaagctatcttgttccaaaggtttcattctcctttaattggGTGTTGTGGCGTGCACTTGTAATCCAAGCAACATGTacgtggggaagttacaaatctTACAGAGCTTagaggttcgagcccttgtCCCGACTTTCTGATGGAGACCTAAATCCAAACTTGATTTATGTGGGGAAGTTataaattgatgcagaggttcaaggttcgagccctgatcatgTCTTCTGGATGGTGATGTCAATGGTCGGACCCTAGctgacgtaaataatcatatctgattcaTATAAGTCAGTAAatacactcacacacacaagaaggtttcttaaccctaaaaggactttCAGAGATAATGACAGGGAGGGGTTGGGGTTATTTCCTTTATACTTATTTGTTTTTAGAATatgtatttaattttttcatctCCTACTTTTTCCAACGAAAAATCATTACCAACCATTCAACAAATGAACACAGAAATTAattaagcagaccaattagaaaaataaaataatcacccatttatgaatttcatcttcCACTAAGTTTGTacataaaaaacacaaattCTGAAATagtaactgttttttttttaactgcagTTCATTAGAAATCATGGGAATACGATACagttttattttgaatgtctGGACAAACAttaattctttatattcatgTAAGCAAACATGGGTGAAGCACATCCACAGGCATGCATTAATGCATTAATAGAACTATATGAACTGCTGTACAGAAATCAGTGAAATATCCCCTCTACCTTTACAAAGACCCTTCATGTGTAAATCTCACAAATCAGTTCAGTACACAACGAGTTGAATTACAAAAGATTCATACAAAAAGAGAATTGCTATAGGACAATGGACACTCTTATTGATAGGGTAGTAAAAAAAGGGTGTGGTAGCGTTTCTGCAGTGTTATTTCATTGTCATAGTTTGTTTCACATGACTGCACTTTGATACAAAGTCAGGGTTAGCTCAATATCAAAGATGGACTAAAACTAGATATGTGAGggtactatacatgtacatgataaagCAACTTGTGTTACCTACGTTATATTTTGATGGACTTATTCAGTATGATCCCCACAACTTGGGACATGTAAATAACAATTGTTTTGTGCTGTGGTAATTTCTTAAAagaaatttctttcatttatttacagTGTACcgtatttccattgaaaaatatacacatacgtgtagatttttaaaaaatgaaataccaagctgattaaaatgataaaaatatgaaatggaaatatataaacatgtaaataataaagtaagaaatataattaaaacaacAATGGAAAAGGGTGCATCTGTTATCAGGAGGTCATAATGTGAAAATCAACAAGTGAGtgaaaagcaacaaaaaaaattcatacaTCTACTTGCACAATTAATTACTTACAAAATATTAAGATGTAATTTCAAAAATGTTACTATACAGTCTTGTAGTTTTCATCCGCCTCTACTAGCATGCAATTGCGCGGTCAGCAGGCAAAGTCAGTTTTGTCTCCCCTTTCAGATCTCCCCATGAATACCTGATCTGAAATAGCATGATTAAAATAGGGCTAATATTGCAGAGCTTTCCTTCCCCTAAAATAAAGTAGAATAGCTCAGCAGAAGAAATggttggtggtggtgttggtttTTATATCACTACTGTGAGATGGACGGTTTTATAGAGCTGCAAAGTTCTCATGAGATTCCCTTTTCCATTATGTTTTGATAAAGTGTGGCTGAACATCCGTTATTCCTGATCAAACTCTGACAAATAAAGCTGTTTGCATGGAACTGCTCATTTACAACTTATAATTTTGGTTGACAGATATCATCTTTAGCCAATAGGAATTTAAGTGATTGAGGATCTAATTCATCACCCCAAAACATGTTCTAGTCACCCGTTATGTCATACGTTCATATGGCCAAACATAGCAAGGGGGAGGGGccagttccccccccccataaattttgaaaacttaatttttttgaattcaccaaaagtatacacaaaatccttcaatttcactttacaaTGTGCAAAAGCACCCTTATTACAAGTTGTAGTGTCCTGCCCATCCCTCCTAGCAAAAACGTTCAACATACATTTCTTTACAGACAGCTTTGTCAAACCACCTTTTGGTATTTTACCATAAAATGAGAATCATTGATAATAATGGCAAAATTCACATAGACTCACCTATAGAGAACACAAGACCATCCTTGGTGAACTCTTTGCGAAGTGCTTCAACCATTGTTGTCCTTACTCCATGTTGCTATaaagacattaaaaaacaatttgagAAATCATCACATATTGTCTAACATCAATCATAAcaaacctggtgggtgtttcataaggcTACTCATACAGTTACACAgaactttacgaacgactggaacatgttcttatgtCCTAAATTGAATGACATAGAGATGTATCATTTAGCATAAGAATGGGTCACCAGTCGTATATtacggacagctttatgaaacacccacctgggcccTGTAACACAGACATTTCTATTTGATCAGAGGGTGATATCATTATTTACAATTAATAAATTACATTGATCATCATGTGTAATCAAACATCTCTGTCAACCGCACTATTGATTGCTAAACTCAGTGTTAAAGGCCCCAGAGCTTCAAGGCAACCATATACATTATAATTGAAAgataaacaagtggagcgcctctcgCAGTCCCGTCTGCattatagcagcagtgctgactttgaaaacgactacagaaacaccattcatatgatgataaaatgcttTGTTCgtattgacccttaatgacatttgaccttgaccGTGTGACCGAAGACTTGTGCAATATGATCAGTGATGCTCGAttacacttacatgtatgttcaagtTTAATAACTAaaatccatatacatgtacatgtactttcaaagttatgacatttcaaaaacttaaccttggttaaaaatttgtttttattcccaAACATAATCTAAGATCATTGACCCTAAagaacctttgaccttggtcatgtgacctgaaactcacaaaagattttcaatgatacttgattactattatgtccaagttttatgaaccagatccataaacattcagagttatgatggaaatcaaagtcaaatacccctaacatggccaaagttcattgaccctaaatgacttttgaccttggtcatgtgacctgaaactcaggcaggctgttcagtaatacttcattacccttatctccaagttttatgaactagaatcatatactttctaagttatgatgacatttcaaaaacttaaccttcagttaagattttgatgttgattcccccaacatggtctaagttcattgaccctaaatgacctttgaccttggtcatgagacCTCAAACTAAGGCAGGATGTCCACTAATACTTGATAACCcccatgtccaagtttcatgaaataggtacataacttttgaagttatgatgatgacacttcaaaaacttaaccttaggttaagatttgatgttgatgctgtCGCTGCTGTTGGAAAAGCAGCACCTATGGTcacgctctgctatgcaggcaagacaaaaatggGAGAATCATTTTTCAATGCACAAATACAGCAATGATACTTATTGGAGTAAAAGTGAGTGATCCCTTTACAGAAAATGACTTGAGTTTCTATTGAATATCTGATCAGTAAAATGAAAATGCCTTGAATTCAGACTAACCCAAAAAATTGAATCAAAGAAGTGTGGGGTGGTTTCTTCAAAAgcagataggcctatatattaaaGAGGTCTGAACTGATTGACCTGATCAATATTAATCAGGCAAtctaaaagtaaaatatgatacaaATTATGACCTGGGAATCTGGAGATATTCATAGAAATTATAACATTCTTATCAAATACTAACCAAAATATTAAAACAGGGTTCTCATAAcaaataatttgtcaatttgAAATTGACAATGGTTCCAAACACCTGAAGTGTCGGGCAAACTTTGGGGCTAGGACAAATATCAGATTTCAGCTGGGATTTTGAATTTGCTTGCCTGCAGCATGAAAAGCTgtctaaaatatatatttaccaaTTTGAAAATTCAGGGAAAATTCTTATTTGTTTTCCAAGTCCACcatttttcataattcaaatttaGTCATTTCCATTATTTGACATCTTACCTTGTCAAACTCGCTGAATTCTCCCCTCTCTTCATAAGAACAACTCCTACCAATTGGACAGATGTTAAGCATGCCATTCCTGAATTCAATGAATGTACCTCTGAAATAGCaaatacatattaaaaaaaattgaactctAAATCAACTTGGTGAAGAACAGTTTCTCTCATTACCATGATGACTGATgtttggagtaaaaaaaaattcagacagggtaacatttcaaattgaattgCTGTATACttcaaaaaaatacattttgcaGATGTTAAGTCACAAAACTTGTGAAAATAAATCTGCCATTTAAATATTCAGGCTACAAAGTAATGTTCATGAATGGGATGTTACCATAGCTAAAGCATATTCTTCTAAAGTAATTTAGAAATCATTATTCTAACTTTAGTGTGAAGTTGTGAACactgaaattatgaaatcaaTCCATAAgtttatcaaattaataaatgcATCCTACACTTGTATTTGGTAAtaagaattatgaaaatatttgaaatattgtttagaCTTTGCACATACCGTTTGCGTGGTAGTTTTACACCAGAGAGGTATCCAAGACTGAAGTTGATTAATTCTTGTATTTTGTCCTCTCCCATAAACTTTTGTATACTCTGAAGGATGAAAATGAACATTAATAAACATTGAATTGTACATAAGAATAATTACAACTTTCGGGTACAATTAAACCATCCTAATACTTTTGTAAAATAGAagtaatgtataaaaaaagagggagacTTTTGTGGACAGAGAAATATTTGATTCCCAAATCAATTCACTCATTTGGCTGTATCATATGTGTAGATTAAAAAGTTCCAGTTAAAATGGCTGGCATCATGAATCACGTTTCATACAAACTACCGGTACCTGTATCATTGACAAATCAAAATGGCTttcaagttacatgtatgtaatattaTTAGTGACAATGATGGCAATCACATCATtgtctacatgtaggtcatgaATGACAAACCTGATCATTGTGAAGaatatgaattgaaatataGATTGAATTATAAAGTAAATGGAGTAAATAAAAAAGTCAATTAATTCACCAGCAAGAAATGCATTAACTGAAAATTGCATTTATGCTTCACAATGTCATCAGTGAAGCCAGGACAAAAGATTGGCACAAAATATCCTTTTACAATGGAACTGCATTGCCAAAGAGAAATTGGCACTCCTTTCTAAATCAGATAttctttcaatcaatcaatagtttatttccaatttgtgtGATGTTTACTGAAAGCCAATATTTAGCATGGACCTAGTTTTCCCAATCATTGCATAAGCTGTGCACTACATCATGGGTACTATACTCAATAAATATCCCATTTCATTAGCAGCTGCTTCACTGTGAGCAGAAAGGAGACTCATAAagtataatgtacaatcaatttcACTCAGTACTTTTCCTCTTTGCGAAGGGTAGCTAACTCTCACAACATAATGGAAAAAAGGGTTACTTTTATCTTTGTCATTTCTGCATTGAAATGACACAATGCAAACAAGTATCACTGCAACTCATGACTCGAGTGCTGTTCCAATTCCAATTCTACAATCCTACTTTCTAATGAATACCTCTGTAGCAATGATCTCTCCATTGGCTAATGCAACAAGCCCATTCTCTGCGAAGACGAAATCAAACATATTGAGTCTATCTCTTCCACCCATCTGTTCTTCAATCTTGGCCAGATCTGATCCTCCAACGAGACCAACTGGGTACTTACGCATCAAATTCCCCAAAAAGCTAACCATATCAGGTTCGATAACCTAGATGGAAGAAGATAAAGTGGGAAGTCATGATATCTTTAATTCATAGACTGGTATATGATGCAAAGAGGAAACATAAGTACACACAAGCGACATACTGTTCCAAAATTATTTggatattgattcaaatttccacataggcctacatgtatatcccttCTCCTTTTATAAGAGAGGCTTTTTTTTACCTTACCTTTACCTTACCGCAAATACTGGAAGAATGCTGAATTAGCAGTCGAGATTCCAGATCTATCTTCTAATTTAGTCATCTTCCATCATGCTTCAATAAATTAAGGAGGCAGTGGGGCAAGTTGGTGAAAATTGACTTTTCATATCTAAGAGTAGTGGGAATCATAATGCTTATCTTGCCAGTATCGGTCTAGCCTGATTTTGAAGGTGTCTACTGTGGGAACTTCAACTACCTCAGCTGGGAGAGAGTTCCAATCATTGACTACTCGGTGACTAAAAGCTTGCTTTCTCACATTTGTTCTGCATCTTGGCTTTACAAGTTTGTATCTATGACCTCTTGTAGTACTGTCAGCTAGTTGAAAAAAATGGTCTGGGTTAAGCCTGTCGACTTCATGAGTGGTAAAGGCCAAATCAGTTTCATATCATAGCCAATCGAACAACTGTTATGACATCATTCCGACAAAATTATCAATTCGCtttattctaataaggatggaagcatagtcacagatttgaaaatacatatttgtaTGATGATTTAGACCTTTACACAGTAAGACATTCCATATATCTCAATGTTCCCAtcaaattttacatttcattctaAATCAAAGCAGTTGAAAGCGCTATACCTTAAGTAAAATTCCTCCTAaatcaaacagatttctgtggtCTAAAAAGATTCAACTATATAGACAGAGTTTCTTGTATCTATGGGATACTACTGTCACTATGTTGCATCAATATTcccattaaaagaaaaaggtctTTAACACGACTTGATATTTGCATTGATGTGTTTTGCTGAAGTTtgtcttaatttttatttctttggttGCTTTTAATTGTCTCTGCTTGCTCTTTTTTGTCATCAGATGTTGAGCTCTTTCGTAACTTGAGATCATAGAGACCTTCCCCAAGAAAAAAATCCCTCATTCATTACAACAtgtcattgatgatgatgggttcttGTAAAGCGCCGGTATCCGCCTCAGCTGGGCGCTCATGGCGCTTGctcaaaaataggaaatatctCACAAATTTCATTGTCTTTAAACAGTGCTTAGGATCATCATGATATCAATTTATTAGCAAATCCTCATTCTTGCCAAGAATTGGGATTTCCATTATTACAAACAATGCAGCGAGTGACTTCCTGTAAATCTAATTAATGATGTAAATATCAATAGTTTTGgattttttcagttttcacaatgaaaatgaattagtgataattgcaataaaataaaataagaaacaaaactaaaaggctaaattacataaattcatatttcaacagCAAATAAAAAATAGGCAAGAATATAAAACTTGCAAAAAGGGGATAAatgataatacaacagtgttgtattattaatagcaataaattgagggcagtgttgcataaatctattttacaggtgctaaagaaaattacaatgtttcaacttaccccatgttccaactaaccccgatcTCCCCTACAGCATTGGTATACTATATAATCTGACCTGATTTCCCACAGGCAGAATGGTAATAAATCCTGCTAGAGTGAACCCCTTGCTACTTACTACTCTGCAAGAGTGTGGCAATTGCAAATTGGGTATTTACTTTTCTCAAGTTCTAGCTTCtgacacttgttcactgctaccatctggcctgtggagaatctacaggtaggactatggtatgccaatgctgtatagagcactcactttaaaaaatcattaaaatatcacttttgtgaccaaaattactaatttccatacagttgctattatttatcattagtaatgtgggaataatttttgtattcaccagagcgctcaaaaacttgaattttgggcatatttttgtgtacgccctctattggtggaaagtaatatggcaagaaaattttcatttttttatctctatttttaattaagaataaatgatataaagaatcaaatttaaataagagcccagcagtatgaattaacaggtctaatggaagctgtcagtgtaaaaaaatcaagcatttgccccaaagaaaataagccaaacattgtttcccttattttgtcacacatggagatataactgagaacaaggttatattataaccttgttcattgaatgagtggcttCTGACTAAATAAATCAATGCCACTTGCCAGCCACTGGGAAATACACAAACTCTAAATTTTGACGGataagccatattttggtatatatccaacttttctttttaaatctctTAGATTTATGcatgttagataattcttgataaagtAAACCTTCTCCCATGACATGTctccatatcttttttttttcaattttggacATGTTGTTGGAGAATTGGAGGGGACATTGGAAGTCTTATACCCAGGCCCAGAATGCATCCACAGCTTcaactttcatgaaatcacTAGACTGAATCACTTATCACTTTCATATCCTTCCTTGCGTCAAACAACATGACAGGTTCAGTGCCCTGTCCCGAATTGGGGCGAGAGACACGGCCATGTTCCGATCGCTCGCGCCAAAATATGGATGGAACAACCCACCGATTAAACCATTACATCATTGTCCACATATGGGACCAGGCTCTCATTCTACATTCAAAGTTAAGGAAAAATGTTTGTTATATCACTTACTTTTCTAGCAGCAGTAAGGGTCCCATCGACATCAAAAAGAATGATTTTAGATGTATCACGTGACATATTGAACTGTAATCTCTTACTTTAATGTAAAACGGCAAGAGATCaacaaacaaaaacacacaaacagGAGCAGCCGATAGCGACAAGTGACACGTTGTCAAAACCAGTGCGGGATCTGTTTCGTTGTATTGTTATACTGCATCGATATATCGCACGCACGTAGAATTGTGTACGATTTATACCTGATTTATACCGATGCGTGCAgtattttttattgcttcttccaGTGAAAACTGgcttcataaatttcataacttAAACTTTGATACATCATGCAAGGtaccattaaaaaagaaattagtataacaaaaaatcataaatcaatcCATTCATTTTCCAATTCACTGAAAGAAATAAGAATTATGCCAAAATATTAAATGCGCGTAATTATTctatgacaccccccccccatattctTCCCATGACCctttgttcatatttttgttttattttcataaaaatccgCTGCTCACGTCCATGTAAGCACGCATTTtagccctccccccccaaaaaaaaaaaaaaatatatatatatatatatatatatatatatatatatatatatatatatatatatatatgaaataaaaataaataaatacttttattttttatatgattataTCTTCTTTTCGAAAAGAAGTATATGGccataataataaacaaaatttataaatcactttatcatgaatatttcatttctcaatATAATATCAATGACGCAGTCACATTTGGTGGCCGTATAgtgagtcaaaaacagccggtttacttctgtaaaaaaaattgtaggccTGCCAGCTAATAAGGAATGGTggtttgaataataatgaaaaaacggttgttttcgactcgccgaaCGGCCCCGTAGAAGAAATATGTGACTTCAGCATAAGGAACATAGCGATGGGGGTGCATAATTATACCTACGAGGGGGCGGGACGCTTGTGCCCCCTATAAGGCGGATTACGGTATTAATTTAGACTTACTATTTGCAATGATTTGATTTACATTTTGTCTTCAGTATCGATAATAAGCAGCAGTTTTCACTAAAATTTCTTGTTACTGAACATATTGTGCTTTTCGAgtgttttttaaaggacaagtcgaTCACCCcaataaagttgatttgaataatatatttttttttaaatccaacaAGTACGcgactgaaaatttcatcaaaatcggatgtaaaatttaaaaaaaagttgatgacatttcaaaatttcacaaaacagttatgcacatgcTGGtcgatcggtatgcaaatgaggagactgattaTGCCATCCACTCACTTTTACTTTTGTATTTCCtaacatgaaatataaaatattgtaatttaCTCCTCATAAGATCTCACAACTtacttattttgatgaaattttcagttttttgtttgttttattttctttctttattcaaacGCATCTTTCAGGTTATGGTaaccaaacaaaaaaataagttcCAGTATGAAACTTCCACCGTCCCACTGAACCCGCGGGGCCCTAACAAATTCTAatcatacattatttttgtcataagTCTCGCTCGAAGTGAAAtatatcaggggggggggtatttcaaACAGAACCCTTGGCTTTGGCGGATAAGAAGTGATCGAGCTATATATTTTACCGATCACTCAGGTAGTAAAGTACAAAATGGGGAGCAGGGCTCATTTTGTCCGCCCATTTACCGTTTTATTGATCATGAAAAGGCCCTTTAAGATAAATCAAAGTATTGGAAAAGGCATAATGCATAtgtaaaaggaaaatatatatgaGGCACTCCTCTacctaaaaacaaaacaatgagagccaaaatattttatatccaCAAGCGCGGATATCTTGTCacagtaatttttttcaattcaattcaactttattcaattccaatattaaaaacatttaagaacacataataaaaaatgcaattcaaGATAAGATAAAGTAATTCAATggcatgtacatgcatattgaataggaaaaaaaagtattgaaatTAGGTGTAGCTGTAAAAGACCATAGAGGGCTTGTCAAGACAGTTAATAACATAAGATTTGATCAATTAATAACAGCGGAGAACAAATTCAGTGAATACtcagtaaataaaaatgaattgcgTCTTGTACCAAAACAAACCCAGAACAAACATACATGAAAAGGGAAGGAGAGAATGAAAAgca
This genomic window from Lytechinus variegatus isolate NC3 chromosome 10, Lvar_3.0, whole genome shotgun sequence contains:
- the LOC121422382 gene encoding phosphomannomutase-like isoform X1, yielding MSRDTSKIILFDVDGTLTAARKVIEPDMVSFLGNLMRKYPVGLVGGSDLAKIEEQMGGRDRLNMFDFVFAENGLVALANGEIIATESIQKFMGEDKIQELINFSLGYLSGVKLPRKRGTFIEFRNGMLNICPIGRSCSYEERGEFSEFDKQHGVRTTMVEALRKEFTKDGLVFSIGGQISIDAFPTGWDKTYCLRFVEKDFKEIYFFGDKTYKGGNDHEIFEDSRTKGFTVVSPEDTKKQVCQLFGIE
- the LOC121422382 gene encoding phosphomannomutase-like isoform X2, which produces MKVEAVDAFWAWVIEPDMVSFLGNLMRKYPVGLVGGSDLAKIEEQMGGRDRLNMFDFVFAENGLVALANGEIIATESIQKFMGEDKIQELINFSLGYLSGVKLPRKRGTFIEFRNGMLNICPIGRSCSYEERGEFSEFDKQHGVRTTMVEALRKEFTKDGLVFSIGGQISIDAFPTGWDKTYCLRFVEKDFKEIYFFGDKTYKGGNDHEIFEDSRTKGFTVVSPEDTKKQVCQLFGIE